In Macadamia integrifolia cultivar HAES 741 chromosome 12, SCU_Mint_v3, whole genome shotgun sequence, the following are encoded in one genomic region:
- the LOC122057233 gene encoding uncharacterized protein LOC122057233, with protein sequence MAIVDNPHGEVGEGSTHRCSVDSREGRSEGSLCFSDADDRSWHSPLDSTVGGSYDEYRFSCVSNPEIGGVSDQRRNSCVSDCSVEVDLEAGGPEVKVHLATKVEKDCRICHMSLDTVNNESGIPIELGCSCKEDLSAAHKQCAETWFKIKGNKTCEICGATARNVVGVNETQFMEQWNETNTTTATTGTVAPAPFAENRSFCHGHRFLNFLLACMVFAFVISWLFHFNMPSS encoded by the exons ATGGCAATCGTAGACAACCCACATGGTGAGGTTGGAGAGGGAAGCACTCATCGTTGTTCCGTGGACAGTAGAGAAGGAAGGAGTGAGGGAAGCTTATGCTTCTCCGATGCTGATGACCGGTCGTGGCATTCACCTCTTGATTCCACTGTAGGTGGGTCATACGATGAATATAGGTTCTCTTGCGTCTCCAATCCCGAGATTGGGGGTGTTTCAGACCAGCGGAGGAACTCATGCGTGTCGGATTGTTCAGTAGAGGTGGATCTCGAGGCTGGAGGTCCGGAGGTTAAGGTGCATTTGGCTACTAAAGTGGAGAAGGATTGTAGGATTTGTCATATGAGCTTGGACACTGTTAATAACGAATCTGGGATTCCTATCGAATTGGGTTGTTCATGCAAGGAAGATTTATCTGCGGCGCACAAGCAATGCGCCGAAACCTGGTTCAAGATAAAAGGCAACAA gaCCTGTGAAATCTGTGGTGCAACTGCAAGGAATGTTGTTGGTGTAAATGAGACCCAGTTTATGGAGCAATGGAACGAGACAAACACCACAACGGCCACAACAGGAACAGTAGCTCCTGCTCCTTTTGCAGAGAACCGAAGCTTCTGTCATGGTCATCGCTTCCTGAATTTCCTGCTTGCTTGCATGGTATTTGCCTTTGTCATCTCTTGGCTCTTTCACTTCAACATGCCATCATCGTGA